A single genomic interval of Argonema galeatum A003/A1 harbors:
- a CDS encoding cyclic nucleotide-binding domain-containing protein gives MNWISQGGQQIYTSLSRLFTTELFKIGEKSLSLSSIISLILLGLAVFFVSRSLSEWIKKRLLVRLKLDRGSREAIATVIGYFFAALGCLIVLQTAGIDLSSLTVLAGVLGIGFGFGLQNLASNFISGLTLLVEQPIKVGDFVEVDGLLGTVENISIRSTIVRTIDGVFVIVPNIRFVENNIINWSYRDPKCCIHIPVGVAYGSDTVSVTEALLAAARMESGVLSYPSPKVWFKSFGDSCLNFELLVWIDEPPNSDPIKSALNFHIEHELRHRHIKTPFPQRELSIKNIEQLNTLVNKSSDTEVTDGKEPSQKTVPSEPIHPVSKSPSNLTLRDLLRRVTYFESCKDLELRQLIEYGYRQLFPAGQVVCLENEPGDSFYIILTGSVEVFSERAQKYIATLHDGEFFGEMSLLLGIPRSATVRTLSDTILFVVDRNDLQKLLQEHRDLADQIAQTLSQRQQALRDLGLLTEDGLEENPFIWIRKRIQSLFGI, from the coding sequence ATGAATTGGATTTCCCAGGGCGGACAGCAAATTTACACAAGCTTATCCAGGCTATTTACGACTGAGCTTTTTAAGATCGGGGAAAAATCTCTCTCTCTGAGTTCGATTATATCGCTGATTTTGTTAGGTTTGGCAGTTTTCTTCGTTTCCCGATCTCTCAGCGAGTGGATTAAGAAAAGGCTGCTGGTGCGCTTGAAACTGGATCGGGGAAGTCGAGAAGCGATCGCTACTGTCATCGGTTATTTCTTCGCCGCCTTGGGTTGTTTGATCGTGCTGCAAACCGCAGGCATTGACCTCAGTTCTTTGACTGTATTAGCTGGAGTTTTGGGAATTGGATTTGGCTTTGGGCTGCAAAATTTAGCCAGTAACTTTATCAGCGGACTGACGCTACTGGTGGAACAACCGATTAAAGTCGGAGATTTTGTCGAGGTTGATGGCTTATTAGGAACTGTAGAAAATATTTCTATCCGTTCTACGATTGTCCGTACTATCGACGGCGTGTTTGTGATCGTTCCTAATATCCGTTTTGTCGAAAATAATATTATTAACTGGAGTTATCGAGATCCGAAATGCTGTATCCATATCCCCGTCGGGGTTGCCTATGGCAGTGACACTGTATCGGTCACAGAGGCACTTTTGGCTGCCGCTCGTATGGAGTCTGGAGTCTTATCTTATCCTTCTCCTAAAGTATGGTTTAAAAGTTTTGGGGATAGTTGTTTAAATTTTGAATTGTTGGTTTGGATAGACGAACCTCCAAATAGCGATCCAATTAAAAGTGCCTTAAACTTTCATATTGAGCATGAATTACGCCACCGCCACATCAAAACCCCTTTCCCGCAGCGTGAACTGTCGATTAAAAATATAGAACAGTTAAATACGCTGGTTAATAAAAGTAGCGATACTGAAGTTACCGATGGCAAAGAACCTTCCCAAAAAACCGTACCATCTGAACCAATTCATCCAGTTTCCAAGTCACCCAGTAACTTGACTCTCCGCGATTTGTTGCGGCGGGTGACTTACTTTGAGTCTTGCAAGGACTTAGAACTGCGGCAATTGATTGAATACGGGTATCGACAGTTGTTTCCAGCAGGGCAGGTTGTGTGTCTAGAAAATGAACCAGGAGATTCATTTTACATTATTTTGACAGGTTCTGTAGAAGTTTTTTCTGAGCGGGCACAGAAGTATATCGCAACGCTTCACGATGGGGAGTTTTTTGGCGAGATGTCTTTGCTGTTGGGAATTCCCCGCTCAGCAACGGTTCGCACTTTGTCAGATACGATACTTTTTGTTGTCGATCGCAATGATTTACAGAAATTATTGCAAGAGCATCGGGATTTAGCAGATCAAATAGCCCAAACCTTATCTCAACGTCAGCAGGCTCTGCGAGACTTGGGCTTATTGACGGAAGATGGTTTGGAGGAGAACCCTTTTATCTGGATACGCAAACGCATTCAAAGCCTCTTTGGTATTTGA